The following are encoded in a window of Rosa chinensis cultivar Old Blush chromosome 4, RchiOBHm-V2, whole genome shotgun sequence genomic DNA:
- the LOC112199316 gene encoding cyclin-dependent kinase G-2, which yields MSSHRNPQGNTNRQARGSKGFAKTQKVFVPKNQGQNHPRSPKSPNPTLSASLRQSLSQPSNVEVSSAAASAPPESSSSSSRVRMGERGEWVSTKGNFVNYLPQDEAVAAGLGVDEGGLDAVESQRDSEPDIIDGAGAKTGYVIRTTVGDRGGQSRQTVSYISEHVVGTGSFGVVFQAKCRETGEIVAIKKVLQDKRYKNRELQIMQMLDHLNIVSLKHCFFSTTDKEEVYLNLVLEFVPETVYHIPRNYSRINQRMPLIYVKLYTYQICRALAYIHNGIGICHRDIKPQNLLVNLHTHQLKLCDFGSAKVLSEPDRIVGELLQLGGYLKLIELGLEAAIYGVGRLMLPFPSPKRMWLGFLLILSASHIIFNILRYHVPRYWLKPSQNLLVVFEEIAGDVTKIDLLKVTHVLRNGRPRTEAN from the exons ATGTCGAGTCACCGAAACCCTCAAGGCAACACCAATAGGCAAGCTAGAGGAAGCAAGGGTTTCGCCAAAACGCAAAAGGTCTTTGTCCCCAAAAATCAAGGCCAGAATCATCCCAGAAGccctaaatccccaaatccCACTCTCTCTGCCTCTCTTCGGCAATCGCTGTCCCAACCGTCCAATGTCGAAGTTTCAAGTGCTGCTGCTTCTGCGCCGCCGgagagtagtagtagtagtagtagggTTCGGATGGGAGAGAGAGGTGAGTGGGTGTCGACCAAGGGAAATTTCGTGAATTACTTGCCCCAAGATGAGGCAGTTGCCGCTGGCCTCGGCGTTGACGAAGGTGGATTGGACGCCGTGGAGTCTCAGAGA GATAGTGAACCTGATATAATTGATGGTGCGGGTGCTAAAACAGGATATGTAATACGCACAACTGTTGGCGATCGAGGTGGTCAATCTAGACAG ACAGTGAGTTATATTTCAGAACATGTGGTTGGAACTGGCTCTTTTGGGGTTGTTTTCCAG GCGAAATGTAGAGAAACTGGAGAGATTGTTGCTATCAAGAAAGTTCTCCAAGACAAGCGTTACAAGAACCGGGAGTTACAGATTATGCAAATGTTGGATCATCTAAACAttgtttccctaaaacattGCTTCTTTTCAACTACAGACAAAGAAGAGGTTTACTTGAATCTCGTACTTGAATTTGTTCCTGAAACTGTTTACCATATCCCAAGGAACTATAGCAGGATCAACCAGCGGATGCCTTTAATATATGTTAAACTTTATACCTAC CAGATCTGTCGGGCACTTGCTTATATACATAATGGCATTGGCATCTGTCACCGTGACATCAAGCCTCAAAATTTACTT GTAAATCTGCACACACATCAGCTGAAACTTTGTGATTTTGGGAGTGCAAAAGTCTTGAGTGAGCCAGACAGAATTGTTGGGGAGCTATTGCAGCTTGGAGGATATCTCAAATTGATTGAGTTGGGTCTTGAAG CTGCCATCTATGGTGTTGGCCGCTTAATGCTTCCTTTCCCTTCACCTAAACGCATGTGGCTTGGGTTTCTATTGATCTTG AGTGCATCACACATCATATTCAATATCTTAAG GTATCATGTTCCTCGGTATTGGCTTAAGCCATCCCAAAATCTGTTGGTGGTATTTGAGGAGATTGCTGGCGATGTTACAAAGATTGATCTTCTGAAAGTCACCCACGTGTTGAGAAATGGCAGACCTAGAACTGAGGCAAACTGA
- the LOC112195828 gene encoding jacalin-related lectin 3 encodes MSLKDYSGEKILWKLGPFGTESGGESFDDGAHSTVRQLLIAHDGVGVGTIQIEYDVNGISFRADKYGDQTGSDHIDTIKLDYPYEYLISVHGRYCKFWPLTTVISSLTFRSNKKSYGPYGNEDQHDKSFSIQAPGNMIVGFHGRASGFKGIRAIGAYLKPIDHHYQNGKYNLDVMPALPKPSNPLRQARYPSQTNLRNKQDDGEDDKQLTYIIAGNQVNGNEGDRNGGFVVGSNINYILHPELWRSF; translated from the exons ATG AGTTTGAAGGATTATTCTGGTGAGAAAATACTGTGGAAGCTTGGGCCCTTTGGAACAGAAAGCGGAGGGGAAAGTTTTGATGATGGAGCTCATTCAACAGTCAGGCAGTTGCTGATAGCTCACGATGGAGTTGGCGTTGGCACCATCCAGATTGAATATGATGTCAACGGGATCTCATTTCGGGCAGACAAGTATGGTGATCAGACAGGGTCTGACCATATTGACACG ATCAAGCTTGATTATCCGTACGAATATCTGATTTCAGTTCATGGAAGATATTGTAAGTTTTGGCCCTTGACAACCGTTATTTCCTCCCTTACTTTTAGGAGCAACAAGAAAAGTTACGGACCATATGGAAATGAAGACCAACATGATAAGTCTTTTTCAATCCAAGCACCTGGGAATATGATTGTCGGCTTTCATGGTAGGGCTTCTGGGTTTAAGGGTATCCGTGCAATAGGAGCGTACCTGAAACCTATTGATCATCATTATCAGAATGGAAAGTACAATCTCGATGTCATGCCGGCATTACCAAAACCATCAAATCCTCTGCGTCAAGCTAGATATCCTTCTCAGACCAACCTCAGAAACAAACAAGATGACGGCGAAGATGACAAACAATTAACATACATAATTGCCGGTAACCAAGTCAACGGAAACGAGGGCGACCGGAATGGAGGTTTCGTTGTTGGAAGTAACATTAATTACATCTTACACCCTGAACTATGGCGGAGTTTTTAA